One region of Culex pipiens pallens isolate TS chromosome 2, TS_CPP_V2, whole genome shotgun sequence genomic DNA includes:
- the LOC120431691 gene encoding WD repeat-containing protein 82 codes for MKLIDSVVRSFKVAKVFRENTDKINAIDFSANGEMLISCSEDDQIVLYDCEKGTQIRTVNSKKYGVDLIHFTHANNTAIHSSTKVDDTIRYLSLHDNKYLRYFPGHTKKVISLNISPVEDTFLSGSLDKTLRLWDLRSPNCQGVMHLNGRPVAAYDPEGLIFAAGVNSESIKLYDLRSFDKGPFVTFKLNQEKECDWTGLKFSRDGKTILISTNGSIIRLIDAFHGTPLQTFTGHLNNKGIPIEASFSPDSQFIFSGSTDGRVHVWNADTGYKICVLNGDHPGPIQCVQFNPKFMMLASACTNMAFWLPTAEDS; via the exons ATGAAGCTGATCGACTCGGTCGTTCGCAGCTTCAAAGTGGCCAAAGTGTTCCGGGAAAACACGGACAAGATCAACGCGATCGACTTCTCGGCCAACGGGGAGATGCTGATAAGTTGCAGCGAGGACGACCAGATCGTGCTGTACGATTGCGAGAAGGGCACGCAGATCCGGACGGTCAACTCGAAGAAGTACGGGGTGGATTTGATCCACTTTACACACGCCAACAACACGGCCATCCACAGTTCGACGAAGGTCGATGATACGATCCGGTATTTGAGTCTGCACGACAACAAGTATCTGCGGTACTTTCCGGGGCACACGAAGAAGGTCATTTCGTTGAACATTTCGCCGGTGGAGGACACTTTTTTGTCGGGGTCGTTGGACAAAACGCTGCGGCTGTGGGATTTGAGGTCGCCGAATTGCCAGGGGGTGATGCACCTGAACGGGCGTCCCGTTGCGGCGTACGATCCGGAGGGGCTCATCTTCGCGGCCGGGGTCAATTCCGAGAGCATCAAGCTGTACGATTTGCGGTCCTTCGACAAGGGACCGTTCGTGACGTTCAAGCTGAACCAGGAGAAGGAGTGCGACTGGACGGGGCTGAAGTTCTCCCGGGACGGCAAGACCATCTTGATTAGTACGAACGGGTCCATCATCCGGCTGATTGACGCTTTCCACGGAACGCCGCTGCAGACATTCACTG GCCACCTCAACAACAAGGGCATCCCGATCGAGGCCTCGTTCAGTCCGGACTCGCAGTTCATCTTCTCGGGCAGTACGGATGGGCGGGTGCACGTGTGGAACGCGGACACGGGCTACAAGATTTGCGTGCTGAATGGGGACCATCCGGGGCCGATTCAGTGCGTGCAGTTCAATCCCAAGTTTATGATGTTGGCGTCGGCCTGTACGAATATGGCGTTTTGGCTGCCGACGGCGGAGGATTCGTAA
- the LOC120431689 gene encoding uncharacterized protein K02A2.6-like: MDADQFAQFMGKFQEMIGSLKDQQASAPAAAAARGPAANSPAGNSAAASIPLPPPLELEGDMEENYNFFEGNWKTYASAIGMDGWPDAQNKQKASILLSVVGKDALKKYFNFELTAAERDDPALVLTAIKAKVVRERNKFVDWFDFFSLSQEPTESIDNYLCRLKSLAKVCKFNALEDEMVKYKLATSIRWMKLRSKLITTKNLTEANAMDLCRAEEIAERHPVTAGQPSAEVNVVKKSKMKCKFCGAKHDFTKGACPALGKKCNRCGGKNHFEKVCKADRRKKLKKKKFRVKKVQEETSSESESTEDSGDEEEESTESESVSIGKIVDKSGSGGNVSAELELLLDQKWRLVQCELDTGANTSLVGRNWLEEMTGSSNVNLQPSSYRLQGFGGSSIPVVGQVKIPCRRKGRKYNLVLQVVDVPHGPLLSANVCRLLGFVKFCNTVNFVAPKTDQELLNIYRVKAQDIVHQHEGVFQGIGKFAGAVSLEVRPDVPPCIQPPRRIPIAMRGKLKDELTNLEREGLIVKETQHTDWVSNIVLVKRKEQKSESIRICLDPIPLNKALKRPHLQFTTIDEILPELGKAKVFSTADARKGYWHVVLDDESSRLTTFWTPFGRYRWIRLPFGIAPAPDIFQMKLQGAIQGLRGVECIADDLLIYGTGDTLLEALEDHNRCLESLLVRLEECNVKLNLEKLKLVEKSVKFYGHVLTDKGIQPDESKIAAIKNFPQPTDRKQLQRFIGMVNYLSRFIPNLSANFTVLRRLISEKEPWIWSEREEEEFKRVKQLVADTRTLQYYNVNEPIVVECDASSFGLGAAIFQSRGVIGYASRTLTATEKNYAQIEKELLAILFACVRFDQLIVGNPKTTVKTDHKPLVTVFKKPLLSAPRRLQHMLLNLQRYRPSIEFVTGKENVVADAISRAPFDERQADDRFDKRDIYKVFREVEEVKLSSFLKVKDEQLNEIMEESAADASMQLIVKYTLEGWPTSVDKVPDSAKMFFKYRNELSTQDGIVYRNDRIVVPHSLRRKLTEKVHVSHNGIEATLKLARANLFWPGMSAQIKEAVAQCGICAKFCPSQQHPPMQSHPIPVYPFQLVSMDVFFADYQGKSCRFLVTVDHFSDFFEVDLLKDLTPKSTIAVCKSNFSRHGKPQRVVTDNGTNFVNREWQQFAREWSFEHTTSAPHHQQANGKAEAAVKIAKRLMKKADEAGSDFWYALLHWRNVPNKVGTSPAARLFSRNTRCGVPTSANNLKPKLVSGVPEAIEERRQKAKQHYDRKARKLPQLETGSPVLVQLNSETNKRWTPGTVSSKLNDRSYVVEANGTQYRRDLVNLKPRKEPQTPEAIPVQATVPNVEMPPIERSNRESSFRSAPAEALPDQELSNSVPDVGVPEATTKPKAGRTPKAAKTPKPSRSPSVPAAGEKFSRTKRDVKLPARFKDFYLE, translated from the coding sequence ATGGATGCAGATCAGTTCGCCCAGTTTATGGGCAAGTTCCAAGAGATGATCGGTTCTCTGAAGGATCAGCAGGCGAGCGCgccggcagcagcagcggcacgTGGGCCTGCGGCGAATTCGCCGGCCGGAAATTCGGCGGCGGCGTCCATTCCTCTTCCGCCCCCGCTGGAGTTGGAGGGCGATATGGAGGAGAATTACAACTTCTTCGAAGGAAACTGGAAGACCTATGCTAGTGCGATTGGCATGGACGGTTGGCCCGATGCGCAGAACAAGCAAAAAGCCAGCATTTTGCTTTCGGTGGTGGGAAAAGacgctctgaaaaaatatttcaactttgAGCTGACCGCGGCCGAGCGAGACGATCCAGCATTAGTGTTGACGGCAATCAAAGCAAAAGTGGTTCGTGAACGGAACAAGTTTGTGGACTGGTTCGATTTTTTCTCGCTCAGTCAAGAACCAACGGAGAGCATTGACAACTACCTGTGTCGACTCAAATCGCTCGCGAAAGTGTGCAAGTTCAATGCGTTGGAGGATGAAATGGTGAAGTACAAGTTGGCCACCTCGATCCGTTGGATGAAGCTCAGGTCGAAGTTGATCACCACCAAGAACTTGACGGAAGCAAATGCTATGGACTTGTGTCGGGCCGAAGAGATCGCTGAGCGGCATCCGGTTACTGCGGGTCAGCCGAGCGCGGAAGTGAATGTAGTGAAGAAGAGCAAAATGAAGTGCAAGTTCTGCGGTGCCAAGCATGACTTCACCAAGGGTGCGTGCCCGGCGCTTGGCAAGAAGTGCAACCGGTGCGGTGGAAAGAACCACTTTGAGAAAGTGTGCAAGGCTGACCGAAGAAAGAagctgaagaagaagaagttccGAGTGAAGAAAGTGCAAGAAGAAACCAgctcggagagtgaatcgacggaAGACAGTGGTGATGAAGAAGAGGAGTCTACTGAGAGTGAAAGTGTGtccatcggaaaaatcgtcgacaAGTCCGGCAGCGGCGGAAATGTCTCGGCGGAACTGGAGCTGCTCCTGGACCAAAAGTGGCGGCTGGTACAGTGTGAGCTAGACACCGGCGCCAATACCAGCCTTGTGGGACGAAATTGGTTGGAAGAGATGACCGGAAGTAGCAACGTCAACCTACAACCGTCATCGTACCGGCTGCAAGGATTCGGCGGAAGCAGCATTCCGGTGGTAGGCCAGGTGAAAATTCCGTGTCGCAGAAAAGGCCGTAAGTACAACCTTGTTTTACAAGTCGTTGATGTCCCACACGGCCCGCTCCTCTCGGCAAACGTGTGCCGTCTCCTGGGTTTCGTTAAATTCTGCAACACGGTCAACTTTGTTGCGCCTAAAACCGACCAAGAACTCCTGAACATCTACCGTGTGAAAGCCCAGGACATTGTCCACCAGCATGAGGGCGTCTTCCAAGGTATTGGCAAGTTTGCTGGTGCTGTGTCGTTGGAAGTCCGCCCAGATGTACCACCGTGCATCCAACCTCCGCGACGGATTCCGATAGCGATGAGAGGTAAGCTGAAGGACGAGTTGACAAACTTGGAGCGGGAAGGCCTGATCGTGAAGGAGACTCAGCACACCGACTGGGTCAGCAACATCGTGCTGGTGAAGAGGAAGGAGCAGAAATCCGAATCCATCCGCATCTGCCTCGACCCGATTCCGTTGAACAAAGCGCTGAAACGACCCCATCTTCAATTTACCACAATTGATGAAATCCTGCCAGAGCTGGGGAAGGCGAAAGTTTTTTCAACGGCAGATGCTCGGAAAGGGTACTGGCACGTGGTATTGGACGACGAAAGCAGCCGGTTGACGACATTCTGGACACCGTTTGGTCGCTACCGGTGGATCCGCTTACCCTTCGGAATCGCTCCAGCCCCAGACATCTTCCAGATGAAGCTCCAAGGTGCGATTCAAGGACTGCGTGGCGTCGAATGTATCGCCGATGATTTGCTGATCTACGGAACTGGTGACACGTTGCTGGAAGCGCTGGAGGACCACAATCGCTGCTTGGAGAGTTTGTTGGTTCGTCTCGAGGAATGCAACGTGAAACTCAACCTGGAGAAGCTGAAGCTGGTCGAGAAGTCGGTGAAATTCTATGGACACGTGCTTACCGACAAAGGAATACAACCAGACGAGAGCAAAATCGCGGCAATCAAGAACTTCCCACAACCCACGGACCGAAAGCAACTGCAAAGATTCATCGGAATGGTGAACTACCTCAGTCGTTTCATACCCAATCTAAGCGCAAATTTTACTGTTCTACGACGACTGATTTCGGAAAAGGAGCCTTGGATCTGGTCGGAGCGTGAGGAAGAGGAGTTCAAGCGTGTCAAGCAGTTGGTTGCGGACACGCGCACCCTGCAGTACTACAACGTGAACGAGCCGATCGTAGTCGAGTGTGACGCTAGCTCTTTCGGTTTGGGCGCAGCAATCTTCCAGAGTCGAGGAGTCATCGGATACGCATCTCGTACACTCACGGCAACCGAAAAGAACTATGCGCAAATCGAGAAGGAGCTGCTCGCTATTCTTTTCGCGTGTGTACGGTTCGATCAGCTTATTGTTGGGAATCCGAAAACGACGGTCAAAACCGACCACAAGCCGCTAGTCACCGTGTTCAAGAAGCCGTTACTCTCAGCACCCCGCCGTCTTCAACACATGTTGCTGAATCTACAGCGCTACCGTCCGTCCATCGAGTTTGTGACCGGCAAAGAGAACGTGGTGGCAGATGCAATTTCCCGAGCGCCGTTTGATGAACGCCAAGCTGACGACAGATTCGACAAGCGAGACATCTACAAGGTCTTCCGGGAGGTCGAGGAGGTGAAGCTCTCCAGTTTCCTGAAAGTCAAAGATGAGCAGTTGAACGAGATTATGGAAGAATCGGCGGCCGACGCATCAATGCAACTTATTGTGAAGTACACCCTGGAGGGATGGCCGACATCCGTGGACAAGGTGCCGGACAGCGCTAAGATGTTCTTCAAGTACAGGAATGAACTCAGCACTCAGGATGGTATCGTGTACCGCAACGACAGGATTGTTGTCCCTCACTCGCTTCGACGGAAGTTGACGGAAAAGGTCCATGTCAGCCACAACGGGATAGAAGCAACCCTCAAGCTGGCACGAGCAAACCTATTCTGGCCCGGAATGAGTGCTCAAATCAAGGAAGCGGTCGCACAGTGCGGAATTTGTGCCAAGTTCTGTCCGTCTCAGCAGCATCCACCGATGCAGAGCCATCCGATACCTGTGTACCCGTTCCAGCTCGTGTCCATGGACGTGTTCTTCGCGGACTACCAAGGGAAGAGTTGCAGATTTCTCGTCACCGTCGACCACTTCTCAGACTTCTTTGAAGTGGATTTGCTGAAGGATTTGACCCCAAAGTCAACGATTGCTGTGTGCAAATCGAATTTCTCGCGACACGGAAAACCGCAGCGAGTCGTAACGGACAACGGCACCAATTTTGTCAACCGTGAATGGCAGCAGTTCGCACGTGAGTGGAGCTTCGAGCACACGACATCCGCACCGCATCACCAACAAGCTAACGGGAAGGCGGAGGCAGCGGTCAAAATTGCGAAGCGGTTGATGAAGAAGGCGGATGAAGCTGGAAGTGACTTTTGGTATGCCTTACTACACTGGAGAAATGTACCGAACAAGGTGGGCACCAGCCCCGCTGCACGCCTGTTTTCTCGTAACACACGGTGCGGCGTTCCAACCTCTGCCAACAATCTGAAGCCAAAGTTGGTATCGGGAGTACCGGAAGCCATTGAAGAAAGGAGGCAGAAGGCGAAGCAGCATTACGATCGGAAAGCAAGAAAGTTGCCTCAGTTGGAAACAGGATCTCCGGTGCTCGTGCAGCTGAACTCggagacaaacaaacgctggaCACCGGGTACTGTAAGCAGCAAGCTGAACGATCGGTCGTACGTCGTGGAGGCAAACGGTACGCAATATCGACGAGATTTGGTGAACTTGAAACCACGTAAAGAACCTCAAACGCCAGAAGCCATTCCTGTTCAAGCAACTGTTCCCAACGTCGAAATGCCACCAATCGAAAGATCCAACAGAGAGTCGTCGTTCAGGTCAGCGCCTGCCGAAGCTTTGCCGGATCAAGAACTGAGCAACAGTGTTCCAGATGTAGGTGTACCAGAAGCGACCACGAAGCCGAAAGCAGGTAGAACTCCAAAGGCAGCGAAAACCCCGAAACCATCGAGATCACCCAGCGTTCCGGCAGCAGGAGAGAAGTTCAGCCGAACCAAGAGAGATGTGAAACTACCAGCCCGTTTCAAAGATTTCTATCTTGagtag